ACACCGGCGAGGACCTGCGCGCCGCGCTGGCGCTGGGCGTGGGGCCCCGGACGGCCGCGGCGACCGCGCGCCTGCTGATCCCCGGGCAGTAGGCTGCCGCCATGCATGCGACCGCATACACGTACGACCCCGACACCCGCAGCGGACAGGTGCTGCTCGACGACGGCACGCCGGTGCCCTTCGACGCGCCGGCCTTCGACGCGGGCGGGCTGCGGCTGCTGCGGCCCGGACAGCGGGTGCGGATCGAGACGGACGGGCCGAAGGAGCGCCCCAGGATCACCCTGGTGACGCTCCAGACGTTCTGAGGGAGTCGTCGCCGCGGGAGAAGCCGCCGGACACGCCGCGGGCCGGGCTCCGAGAGGGAGTCCGGCCCGGCGCGTGAGTGCCCCAGGTGCCCTATGCCTTGCGGGCGGTGGCCTTCTTCGCGGTGGTCTTGCGGGCGGTGGACTTCCTGGCCGGGGCCTTCTTGGCCGTCGCCTTCTTCGCCGGGGCCTTCTGGGCCGTCGTCTTCTTCGCGGCGGCCGACTTCGCGGTGGTGGTCTTCTTGGCGGCCGCCGTCGTGCTCTTGGCGGCGGTCTTCTTCGCGGTGGTCTTCTTGGCGGTGGCCGTGGTCTTCTTCGCGGCGGCCGTCGTCTTCTTCGCGGGGGCGGCCTTCTTCGCGGCGGCCGACGCCCTCTTCGCGGGGGCGGCCTTCTTCGCGGCGGCCTTCTTGACCGTCGCGGACGCGCCGCCGGTCAGGCTTCCCTTGGGGGCCTTCTTGACGGCGACCTCGCCACCGCGCGGGAGCTTCTTCGAGCCGCTGACCAGGTCCTTGAAGCCCTGGCCTGCACGGAAGCGCGGGACGGACGTCTTCTTGACCCGAACCCGCTCGCCCGTCTGGGGGTTGCGGGCGTAGCGGGCCGGCCGGTCGACCTTCTCGAACGAACCGAAGCCGGTGACCGAGACCCGGTCGCCGGCGACCGTCGCGCGGACGATGGCGTCCAGGACCGCGTCGACCGCCTCGGCGGCCTGCTGGCGACCGCCCAGCTTGTCGGCAATCGCTTCTACGAGCTGCGCCTTGTTCACGTCTTCCCCTTCGGAGACATTCGCCAGAACGAAAGTGTTCAAGCTTTTTCGCACGTTAGGCAGATATATACCGCAAATCAAACACGAAACGGGCT
The window above is part of the Streptomyces sp. NBC_00425 genome. Proteins encoded here:
- a CDS encoding HU family DNA-binding protein; its protein translation is MNKAQLVEAIADKLGGRQQAAEAVDAVLDAIVRATVAGDRVSVTGFGSFEKVDRPARYARNPQTGERVRVKKTSVPRFRAGQGFKDLVSGSKKLPRGGEVAVKKAPKGSLTGGASATVKKAAAKKAAPAKRASAAAKKAAPAKKTTAAAKKTTATAKKTTAKKTAAKSTTAAAKKTTTAKSAAAKKTTAQKAPAKKATAKKAPARKSTARKTTAKKATARKA